In the Drosophila virilis strain 15010-1051.87 chromosome 4, Dvir_AGI_RSII-ME, whole genome shotgun sequence genome, agtaaacaataataaatttgtagtTTAATATCTTATAGGTTCCAGTTACAAACTGTCAAACTTACAATTCAAATAACAGTGAAGACTAACAGCTTTGGCTAGGACAATAATAGATCCATATTCTTGTCTGAAATTCGAAACCGGAGCCCCGGGGCTCAGTTGTCCACATGACTTGGCCACTTGGACTACTCGTCTATCGTGGACTGTTGTATTAGCATTACTTACTTTccaaaaagatatttttacatttttcatcTTGCATCACGTGCGCTACTCTAAAAAAACCAACTCTGCCAATTCTGATCAAGTGTTTTTCGCTTGTAGATTGCCGataagaaaatatgtatatgcgcTAATCGCGGGGCTCTCGCTTCCTGGTTGCACTAGTAGATATAATACATGCACACGTACAAATAAAGCTTGTCATTTGATTGCAGAGTTCAGGCAAAAGTTCCGTAATCGAGAGTGTTGTTGGTCGCTCGTTTCTGCCACGTGGAACGGGCATTGTCACACGCCGCCCGCTGATTCTGCAACTGATTCACTGTCCGCTGGAGGATCGCGAGCATCGTTCAGCAGAGAATGGTGAGCTGGCCACAAGTCCAATTAAAATGGCTTTTGAAAATGATTCTCTCTTTTGCAGGCACTGTTAATGCGGAGGAGTGGGGACGCTTTCTGCACTCAAAGAAATGCTTTACGGATTTCAATGATATACGCAACGAGATCGACAATGAAACGGATCGTGTGGCGGGCAGCAACAAGGGCATCTGCCCGGAGCCCATCAATCTCAAGATATTCTCCACGCGCGTTGTCAACCTGACGCTGGTGGATCTGCCGGGCATTACCAAAGTGCCTGTCGGCGATCAACCCGAGGACATTGAAGCCCAAATCAAGGATTTGGTCATCAAGTACATTGAGAATcctaattcaattattttggcCGTAACGGCCGCCAACACGGACATGGCAACCAGCGAGGCCCTCAAGCTGGCCAAAGATGTAGATCCCGATGGCCGGCGTACACTGGCCGTGGTCACCAAACTCGATCTCATGGATGCCGGCACTGATGCCATTGATATTCTGTGCGGTCGTGTCATACCCGTCAAGCTGGGCATCATTGGTGTAATGAATCGCTCGCAGCAGGACATTATGGATAAGAAGAACATCGATGACCAAATGAAGGACGAAGCGGCTTTCTTGCAGCGCAAATATCCCACACTGGCCACACGCAACGGCACACCCTATCTGGCGAAAACGCTGAATCGCCTGCTGATGCACCATATACGCGACTGCCTACCCGATCTTAAGGTGTGTCTCATAATTATATTTTCCACTGCTAGAATCTAATCCATTTGTATTTGTAGACGCGCGTGAATATCATGTCCACGCAATTCCAATCGCTACTCAACTCCTACGGCGAGGACGTTTCGGACAAGAGCCAAACGCTGTTGCACATTATAACTAAGTTCTCCAGTGCCTACTGCTCCACAATTGAGGGAACGGCGCGCAATATCGAAACAACAGAGCTGTGCGGCGGTGCGCGCCTCTGTTACATTTTCCATGAGATCTTTGGACGCACATTGGACTCGATACACCCGTTAGCCGGCTTGACCAAAATGGACATTCTCACAGCCATACGCAATGCAACGGGGCCACGACCGGCGTTGTTTGTGCCTGAAGTGTCGTTCGAGCTGTTGGTGAAGCGGCAAATACGTCGCCTAGAGGAGCCCTCGCTGCGCTGCGTGGAGCTGATACACGAAGAAATGCAACGCATTGTGCAGCATTGCGGCAATGAAGTGCAGCAAGAGATGTTGCGGTAGGTTAACCCTATTACCTAAAATGAATTGTCAACTTATCCATATATGTTTGCAGTTTCCCCAAGCTGCACGAGAAAATTGTCGATGTGGTGACCCAACTGCTGCGTTGTCGTCTGCCTGCTACCAATGTCATGGTCGAGAACATTGTGGCCATCGAGTTGGCTTACATCAATACCAAGCATCCAGATTTTCACAAGGAAGCCGCCTTGGTGCCCAGCCTACTCAAAACCGATAACGATCCATATTCGCAGTCGCGACGCACGAATACGTCACGCAATAACATGTCGCCGCAGGTCTCCGCACACAACTCGGTCGCACAGAACCAGCAACAGATGCAACAGTCACACCAACAGAtgcacacacagcagcagcagcagcaacaacaaaatcaacaaaatgatACGCATGACCAGGTAACTGCAAATCTGTTTTCTGACGTTCAAATAATGCTATTAACTCAATTGCTTGGAGATCACATCAAAAGACATGTATATGAAGGTAAAGCTATTATTGAAGTAGCTTTGATTAAGATATACTCCAGATAATATGCATAAGAATTTGTAGGGAACATCAAAGATCAAAATGTATATCAATTAGTGATCAGGCCCGTAAAGCTGAATCGAGTTCTTCGTCTCTTTGTTTCTATCTCCTCAGTTTTTCAAATTTACTGTTGAAACTTGGTTTAGTTTATGTTTCCCTTTGTTTCTCAAATATATTAGTGAATTAATAACGAATTACTGAAGCGGTCAATCTTCCAGCATCTGATCAAAAAGTTATGTACATCGAgtaactatattatataatgcTCATTTCaacagtctgtctgtctgaaagggtatttaattttaatatatcatAATTTGATTATACAATTCGACCAATTCGTCTACACAGTTATCACATTAACAAGCGATTTAAGTACTTTTTGTTTGAACCAACTTTATTTTCATAGATTTCTACAACGTTTTATGGGCTGCTTTTGTCAAGGGTATGTAAGCTTCGGTGTGATTGCTTTGAATGCTTTCCCCTCGTGTTAATATTTATACAGGTTCAAAAggccttttatttttaagcatcTCAATCATTTAACTGTTCATTTTTATCAATAATCATGTTAACTTTTAACATATCATACAAATTTTAGTCAACGCgcgccacagcagcagccctTAGATATAAACTGGCTAACCCTAAGCAAGAttgttcaaaatatattttctcatattaataattatttattaatccTTTTTAGAATCACGTTGGCGAAAACTCAACAGGTTCTTGGTTATCGAACATTTTACCACCCGCGCCTAATCGTCCCGACAGCATGGAGAACTCGGCTAACAATACGCCAGTGCATAACAATATGGTCAGTCCGTTGAAGCCGGTTAATCTGCTGCCCGATGTGCCGGCTATTGCCAATCCACGTCGCCTCACAGACAAGGAGCAAAAGGATTGCGATGTGATTGGTTAGTTTGATTTCAATAAACTCGCCTGCCTATCGTTCACTTatcttaatttatatttcttgtAGAGCGCCTGATTAAATCGTATTTCTATATTGTACGCAAATCTATACAAGACTCTGTACCAAAGGCAATTATGCATTTTTTGGTTAATTACGTTAAGGATAACTTGCAAAGTGAGCTTGTCACCCATTTATATAAATCGGAAAAGGCTGAAACTCTACTGAATGAGTCGGATCACATTGCAGTGCGCCGAAAAGAAGCGGCGGATATGTTGAAGGTGAGTTTCAAGCTATTTTAAgctatttattcatttatttaaatgtttcacGACTCTTTTTAGGCACTGACTCGTGCGAATCACATTATCAGCGAAATCCGCGAGA is a window encoding:
- the Drp1 gene encoding dynamin-1-like protein isoform X2; translated protein: MEALIPVINKLQDVFNTVGSDSIQLPQIVVLGSQSSGKSSVIESVVGRSFLPRGTGIVTRRPLILQLIHCPLEDREHRSAENGTVNAEEWGRFLHSKKCFTDFNDIRNEIDNETDRVAGSNKGICPEPINLKIFSTRVVNLTLVDLPGITKVPVGDQPEDIEAQIKDLVIKYIENPNSIILAVTAANTDMATSEALKLAKDVDPDGRRTLAVVTKLDLMDAGTDAIDILCGRVIPVKLGIIGVMNRSQQDIMDKKNIDDQMKDEAAFLQRKYPTLATRNGTPYLAKTLNRLLMHHIRDCLPDLKTRVNIMSTQFQSLLNSYGEDVSDKSQTLLHIITKFSSAYCSTIEGTARNIETTELCGGARLCYIFHEIFGRTLDSIHPLAGLTKMDILTAIRNATGPRPALFVPEVSFELLVKRQIRRLEEPSLRCVELIHEEMQRIVQHCGNEVQQEMLRFPKLHEKIVDVVTQLLRCRLPATNVMVENIVAIELAYINTKHPDFHKEAALVPSLLKTDNDPYSQSRRTNTSRNNMSPQVSAHNSVAQNQQQMQQSHQQMHTQQQQQQQQNQQNDTHDQNHVGENSTGSWLSNILPPAPNRPDSMENSANNTPVHNNMVSPLKPVNLLPDVPAIANPRRLTDKEQKDCDVIERLIKSYFYIVRKSIQDSVPKAIMHFLVNYVKDNLQSELVTHLYKSEKAETLLNESDHIAVRRKEAADMLKALTRANHIISEIRETHMW
- the Drp1 gene encoding dynamin-1-like protein isoform X1, which produces MEALIPVINKLQDVFNTVGSDSIQLPQIVVLGSQSSGKSSVIESVVGRSFLPRGTGIVTRRPLILQLIHCPLEDREHRSAENGTVNAEEWGRFLHSKKCFTDFNDIRNEIDNETDRVAGSNKGICPEPINLKIFSTRVVNLTLVDLPGITKVPVGDQPEDIEAQIKDLVIKYIENPNSIILAVTAANTDMATSEALKLAKDVDPDGRRTLAVVTKLDLMDAGTDAIDILCGRVIPVKLGIIGVMNRSQQDIMDKKNIDDQMKDEAAFLQRKYPTLATRNGTPYLAKTLNRLLMHHIRDCLPDLKTRVNIMSTQFQSLLNSYGEDVSDKSQTLLHIITKFSSAYCSTIEGTARNIETTELCGGARLCYIFHEIFGRTLDSIHPLAGLTKMDILTAIRNATGPRPALFVPEVSFELLVKRQIRRLEEPSLRCVELIHEEMQRIVQHCGNEVQQEMLRFPKLHEKIVDVVTQLLRCRLPATNVMVENIVAIELAYINTKHPDFHKEAALVPSLLKTDNDPYSQSRRTNTSRNNMSPQVSAHNSVAQNQQQMQQSHQQMHTQQQQQQQQNQQNDTHDQISTTFYGLLLSRNHVGENSTGSWLSNILPPAPNRPDSMENSANNTPVHNNMVSPLKPVNLLPDVPAIANPRRLTDKEQKDCDVIERLIKSYFYIVRKSIQDSVPKAIMHFLVNYVKDNLQSELVTHLYKSEKAETLLNESDHIAVRRKEAADMLKALTRANHIISEIRETHMW